One window of Agromyces rhizosphaerae genomic DNA carries:
- a CDS encoding type IV toxin-antitoxin system AbiEi family antitoxin domain-containing protein: MSTVDGLGGIATRRQLLDAGHSPGLLTMAVRAGVLRRVRRGHYASTSAERAAVVAVRVGGRLGCVSAAASLGMWAGSDAAVHIALPANAARLRTRHPLTDRSDAPLRLAGEDGIHSDRHEELLVLHWCEGPVAERGEDASSWRTDIRSALDQVATCQPRADVLATFESAVAERLVGLDDARGLLAGHGGWHRELSELLTDAAGSGAESHFGLMLRDVGLEYRQQVRIDGVGRVDFLVARLLVVEVDGRAFHSSLVAFEEDRRRDGELLARGYPTLRVPAREVLADPDSVVQRVIGALAAARLRRSAH; this comes from the coding sequence GTGAGCACAGTGGACGGACTCGGTGGCATCGCCACGCGCCGGCAGCTGCTCGACGCGGGCCACTCGCCCGGGCTGCTCACCATGGCCGTGCGCGCCGGGGTCCTGCGGCGCGTCCGCCGGGGCCACTACGCGAGCACGTCGGCCGAGCGGGCGGCCGTCGTCGCCGTCCGCGTCGGCGGGCGGCTGGGTTGCGTCAGCGCGGCGGCGAGCCTCGGCATGTGGGCCGGGTCGGACGCCGCCGTGCACATCGCGCTCCCGGCCAACGCGGCTCGGCTGCGCACGCGGCATCCGCTGACCGACCGCAGTGATGCGCCGCTGCGACTCGCGGGTGAGGATGGAATCCACTCCGACCGGCACGAGGAGCTGCTGGTGCTGCATTGGTGCGAGGGCCCGGTGGCCGAGCGAGGGGAGGATGCAAGTTCGTGGCGTACCGACATCCGTTCCGCGCTCGACCAGGTGGCGACCTGTCAGCCGCGGGCAGACGTCCTTGCGACGTTCGAGTCGGCCGTCGCCGAGCGGCTGGTCGGGCTGGACGATGCTCGGGGCCTGCTCGCCGGACACGGCGGATGGCATCGGGAGCTGTCGGAGCTGCTGACCGATGCCGCCGGGTCAGGTGCGGAGTCGCACTTCGGCCTGATGCTCCGGGACGTCGGGCTCGAGTACCGGCAGCAGGTGCGGATCGACGGGGTCGGTCGCGTCGACTTCCTCGTCGCCCGCCTGCTCGTGGTCGAGGTCGACGGGCGCGCGTTCCACAGTTCGCTCGTTGCGTTCGAGGAGGATCGTCGTCGAGACGGGGAGTTGCTCGCTCGCGGCTATCCGACGCTCCGGGTGCCGGCCCGCGAGGTGCTCGCCGACCCGGACAGCGTCGTCCAGCGAGTCATCGGTGCCCTCGCGGCTGCGCGGTTGCGCCGATCCGCCCACTGA
- a CDS encoding NAD(P)H-quinone dehydrogenase, with amino-acid sequence MAYEFERTQRIAVLGGGPGGYEAALAAAQLGAETTLVERVGVGGSAVLTDVVPSKSLIATAEASNAVKEAADLGVQFYARGESGKPIRPEVAINLSAVNKRLLGLARQQSEDMRANLLDAGVRIVQGEGRLDGRDAVTVSTAPGDEGTDFDRIEADTIVVSVGASPRVLPSAVPDGERILTWTQLYQLQTIPKHLIVVGSGVTGAEFASAYRALGAEVTLISSRDQVLPGEDADAAAVIEKVFKRNGMRVLNKSRAESVVRDGDGVVATLTDGRTVEGSHCLMAVGSVPNTKDIGLAEAGVQLTTSGHIRVNRVARTSIPNIYAAGDCTTFPPLASVASMQGRTAIFHAMGDIVNPPEERNITSNIFTQPEIATVGWNQKQIDDGIAQGLIYKLPLASNPRAKMMGIRDGFVKLFARTGSGTVIGGVIVAPKASELILPLTIAVEHRLTVDEVAEAFPVYPSLSGSLTDAARALHIVQ; translated from the coding sequence ATGGCCTACGAGTTCGAGCGCACCCAGCGGATCGCAGTGCTGGGCGGCGGGCCCGGCGGGTACGAGGCCGCGCTCGCGGCAGCACAGCTCGGGGCGGAGACCACGCTCGTCGAGCGCGTGGGCGTCGGCGGCTCGGCCGTGCTCACCGACGTCGTGCCGTCGAAGTCGCTCATCGCGACCGCCGAGGCGTCGAACGCGGTCAAGGAGGCCGCCGACCTCGGCGTGCAGTTCTACGCGCGCGGCGAGTCGGGCAAGCCGATCCGGCCCGAGGTCGCGATCAACCTGTCGGCCGTGAACAAGCGGCTGCTCGGGCTGGCGCGCCAGCAGTCGGAGGACATGCGCGCGAACCTGCTCGACGCGGGCGTGCGCATCGTGCAGGGCGAGGGCCGGCTCGACGGGCGGGACGCCGTGACCGTCTCGACCGCTCCCGGCGACGAGGGCACCGACTTCGACCGCATCGAGGCCGACACCATCGTCGTCTCGGTCGGCGCGAGCCCGCGCGTGCTGCCGTCGGCGGTACCGGACGGCGAGCGGATCCTCACCTGGACCCAGCTCTACCAGCTGCAGACCATCCCGAAGCACCTCATCGTCGTGGGTTCGGGCGTGACCGGCGCCGAGTTCGCCTCGGCGTACCGGGCGCTGGGCGCCGAGGTCACGCTCATCTCGAGCCGCGACCAGGTGCTGCCCGGCGAGGACGCCGACGCGGCCGCCGTCATCGAGAAGGTGTTCAAGCGCAACGGCATGCGCGTGCTGAACAAGTCGCGTGCCGAGTCGGTCGTACGGGACGGCGACGGCGTGGTCGCCACGCTGACCGACGGGCGCACCGTCGAGGGGTCGCACTGCCTCATGGCGGTCGGCTCGGTGCCGAACACGAAGGACATCGGCCTGGCCGAGGCCGGCGTGCAGCTGACCACGAGCGGGCACATCCGCGTCAACCGCGTCGCGCGCACGTCGATCCCGAACATCTACGCGGCCGGTGACTGCACGACCTTCCCCCCGCTGGCCTCGGTGGCCTCGATGCAGGGGCGCACCGCGATCTTCCACGCCATGGGCGACATCGTGAACCCGCCCGAGGAGCGCAACATCACCTCGAACATCTTCACGCAGCCCGAGATCGCGACCGTCGGCTGGAACCAGAAGCAGATCGACGACGGAATCGCCCAGGGCCTCATCTACAAGCTGCCGCTCGCGTCGAACCCGCGCGCGAAGATGATGGGCATCCGCGACGGCTTCGTGAAGCTGTTCGCGCGCACGGGCTCGGGCACCGTGATCGGCGGCGTCATCGTCGCGCCCAAGGCGTCCGAGCTCATCCTGCCGCTCACGATCGCGGTCGAGCACCGCCTCACGGTCGACGAGGTCGCAGAGGCGTTCCCCGTCTACCCCTCGCTGTCGGGCTCGCTCACCGACGCCGCGCGCGCCCTGCACATCGTGCAGTAG
- a CDS encoding purine-nucleoside phosphorylase produces MHAPNPLDDPSADPFEVARTAAAELAERTGVDRHDIALTLGSGWGKAADLIGETTHTIPATEITGFGKPALEGHVGTLRSVLLPSGKRALVIGARTHYYEGHGVRRVVHSVRTAAAAGASVMILTNGAGGIREHWTPGTPVLIRDHINLTADSPLEGATFVDLTDLYAQRLRDIAHAIEPGLDEGVYTQFRGPHYETPAEVQMAKTIGGDIVGMSTALEAIAARQSGMEILGMTLITNLAAGIQATPLSHQEVIDAGREAEPVISSLLARIVAEL; encoded by the coding sequence ATGCACGCACCGAATCCGCTCGACGACCCGTCCGCCGATCCGTTCGAGGTGGCCCGCACCGCCGCAGCGGAGCTCGCCGAGCGCACCGGGGTCGACCGGCACGACATCGCACTGACCCTCGGCAGCGGCTGGGGCAAGGCGGCGGACCTCATCGGCGAGACCACGCACACGATCCCGGCGACCGAGATCACGGGCTTCGGCAAGCCGGCCCTCGAGGGTCACGTCGGCACGCTCCGCTCCGTGCTGCTGCCGAGCGGCAAGCGCGCCCTCGTGATCGGCGCGCGCACCCACTACTACGAGGGGCACGGCGTGCGACGCGTGGTGCACTCGGTGCGCACGGCGGCCGCCGCGGGGGCATCCGTCATGATCCTCACGAACGGCGCGGGCGGCATCCGCGAGCACTGGACGCCCGGCACGCCCGTGCTGATCCGCGACCACATCAACCTGACGGCCGACTCGCCGCTCGAGGGCGCCACGTTCGTCGACCTCACCGACCTCTACGCGCAGCGCCTGCGCGACATCGCGCACGCCATCGAGCCCGGGCTCGACGAGGGGGTCTACACGCAGTTCCGCGGGCCGCACTACGAGACCCCGGCCGAGGTGCAGATGGCGAAGACGATCGGTGGCGACATCGTGGGCATGTCCACCGCGCTCGAGGCGATCGCCGCCCGTCAGTCGGGCATGGAGATCCTCGGCATGACGCTCATCACCAACCTCGCGGCGGGCATCCAGGCCACGCCGCTCAGCCACCAGGAGGTGATCGACGCCGGCCGCGAGGCCGAGCCGGTCATCTCGTCGCTCCTGGCCCGCATCGTCGCGGAGCTGTGA
- a CDS encoding phospho-sugar mutase, which produces MADIAEGLIARAEAWLDQDPDPETRAELEALLAGAREGDADAERELHDRFDSRLDFGTAGLRGEIAAGPNRMNRVLVSQAAAGLAAFLTERAAEGETPSVVIGFDGRRNSRVFAEDSAAILAGAGVRAILLPRLLPTPVLAFAVRHLGTSAGVMVTASHNPPNDNGYKVYLGGDDHGSQIVSPTDREIADHILQVAAGAQVPLLPRGEFETADESLVDAYVSATAAVAVPPRAQPVAVYTAMHGVGWEVVRRVLAEAGFAEPAVVDEQIDPDPAFPTVAFPNPEEPGAMDLALARGREVGADLVIANDPDADRLAVAIPDGSTEAGYRLLTGNEIGQLLGWRQAELAAADAPGDRAADGTLACSIVSSPALGVIAEAYGLEFRETLTGFKWISRAPDLVFGYEEALGYLVNPGTVRDKDGISAAVAFLSIAAELAAEGRTVADRIDDLAERFGGFASGQVSLRFTDLSRIGEIMSRLRAEPPSHIGDVRVERIDDFTDGVGDLPPSDVLRIVLEDGSRVMVRPSGTEPKLKAYLDASSESGDAAERRATAAARVAALDAGMRALIG; this is translated from the coding sequence ATGGCCGACATCGCAGAGGGACTCATCGCCCGCGCCGAGGCCTGGCTCGACCAGGACCCCGACCCCGAGACCCGCGCCGAGCTCGAGGCGCTGCTCGCCGGCGCGCGCGAGGGCGACGCCGACGCCGAGCGCGAGCTGCACGACCGTTTCGACTCCCGGCTCGACTTCGGCACCGCGGGGCTCCGCGGCGAGATCGCGGCAGGCCCCAACCGCATGAACCGCGTGCTCGTGTCGCAGGCGGCCGCGGGCCTGGCGGCCTTCCTCACCGAGCGCGCCGCCGAGGGCGAGACGCCGTCGGTCGTGATCGGCTTCGACGGCCGGCGCAACTCGCGCGTGTTCGCCGAGGACTCGGCCGCGATCCTCGCCGGCGCCGGCGTGCGCGCGATCCTGCTGCCCCGGCTGCTGCCGACGCCGGTGCTCGCGTTCGCCGTGCGGCACCTCGGCACGAGCGCGGGCGTGATGGTCACCGCCTCGCACAACCCGCCGAACGACAACGGATACAAGGTCTACCTCGGCGGCGACGACCACGGCTCGCAGATCGTCTCGCCGACCGACCGCGAGATCGCCGACCACATCCTGCAGGTCGCCGCGGGGGCACAGGTGCCGCTGCTGCCACGGGGCGAGTTCGAGACCGCGGACGAGTCGCTCGTCGACGCGTACGTGTCGGCGACCGCGGCCGTCGCGGTGCCGCCGCGCGCGCAGCCGGTCGCGGTGTATACCGCGATGCACGGCGTCGGCTGGGAGGTCGTGCGCCGCGTGCTCGCCGAGGCCGGGTTCGCCGAGCCCGCGGTGGTCGACGAGCAGATCGACCCCGACCCCGCGTTCCCGACCGTGGCCTTCCCGAACCCCGAGGAACCCGGCGCGATGGACCTCGCGCTCGCCAGGGGCCGCGAGGTCGGCGCGGACCTGGTCATCGCGAACGACCCCGACGCCGACCGCCTGGCGGTCGCGATCCCCGACGGCTCCACGGAGGCCGGCTACCGCCTGCTGACCGGCAACGAGATCGGGCAGCTGCTGGGCTGGCGCCAGGCCGAGCTGGCAGCGGCGGATGCCCCGGGCGACCGCGCCGCCGACGGCACGCTGGCCTGCTCGATCGTCTCCTCCCCCGCGCTCGGCGTCATCGCCGAGGCGTACGGGCTCGAGTTCCGCGAGACGCTCACGGGCTTCAAGTGGATCTCCCGCGCGCCCGACCTCGTGTTCGGCTACGAGGAGGCGCTCGGCTACCTCGTGAACCCGGGCACGGTGCGCGACAAGGACGGCATCTCGGCGGCCGTGGCGTTCCTGTCGATCGCCGCCGAGCTCGCGGCGGAGGGGCGCACGGTCGCCGACCGGATCGACGACCTCGCCGAGCGCTTCGGCGGCTTCGCCTCGGGCCAGGTGTCGCTGCGGTTCACCGACCTCTCGCGCATCGGCGAGATCATGTCGCGCCTGCGCGCCGAGCCGCCGTCGCACATCGGCGACGTGCGGGTCGAGCGGATCGACGACTTCACCGACGGCGTCGGCGACCTCCCGCCGAGCGACGTGCTGCGCATCGTCCTCGAGGACGGCTCGCGCGTGATGGTGCGCCCGAGCGGCACCGAGCCCAAGCTGAAGGCGTACCTCGACGCCTCGTCCGAGTCGGGCGACGCCGCCGAGCGCCGTGCGACCGCGGCCGCACGGGTCGCCGCGCTGGACGCCGGCATGCGCGCCCTGATCGGCTGA
- a CDS encoding PTS sugar transporter subunit IIB, whose protein sequence is MRIVTVCGVGIGTSAILKTNAERALDRLMLEADVTASDVDGVAVAARDAQVILTSPELVDRVRAAVAGSHAEIVVVQNYFDVDEIASVLESSIG, encoded by the coding sequence GTGAGGATCGTCACCGTCTGCGGCGTCGGCATCGGCACCTCGGCCATCCTGAAGACCAACGCCGAGCGTGCCCTCGACCGGCTCATGCTGGAGGCCGACGTCACCGCGAGCGACGTGGACGGCGTGGCCGTCGCCGCGCGCGACGCGCAGGTGATCCTGACCTCGCCCGAACTCGTCGACCGGGTGCGTGCCGCGGTCGCGGGCAGCCACGCCGAGATCGTCGTCGTGCAGAACTACTTCGACGTCGACGAGATCGCGTCGGTGCTCGAGTCGTCCATCGGCTGA
- a CDS encoding PTS sugar transporter subunit IIA, with protein MPLPPLPDSAIAIAVDADDWRAAVRAAGSALAASGATTAAYSDRMIDVIEEFGAYVVVAPGLALAHARPGPEVHAEGISVVTLAHPVAFGHAHNDPVQVVVGLAVRNAEAHVASVAELANVFNDEGVVASIARASAPGEIRALLGAPDGPVHGGAEA; from the coding sequence ATGCCCCTCCCGCCACTGCCCGACAGCGCGATCGCCATCGCGGTCGACGCCGACGACTGGCGCGCCGCCGTCCGCGCAGCGGGCTCGGCGCTCGCGGCCTCCGGCGCGACGACCGCGGCCTACTCCGACCGCATGATCGACGTGATCGAGGAGTTCGGCGCCTACGTCGTCGTGGCTCCCGGTCTCGCGCTCGCGCACGCACGACCCGGGCCCGAGGTGCACGCCGAGGGCATCAGCGTCGTCACGCTGGCGCACCCGGTCGCGTTCGGACACGCGCACAACGACCCGGTGCAGGTCGTGGTGGGGCTCGCAGTGCGCAACGCCGAGGCGCACGTCGCCTCCGTCGCCGAGCTCGCGAACGTGTTCAACGACGAGGGCGTCGTCGCATCGATCGCGCGCGCCTCCGCCCCGGGCGAGATCCGCGCGCTCCTCGGCGCGCCCGACGGCCCGGTGCACGGGGGCGCGGAGGCGTGA
- a CDS encoding adenosine deaminase — protein sequence MNTTSPEYRLEGGGVDIRTLPKVSLHDHLDGGLRPQTIIELADDIELDLPTTDAGELGEWFAAQANSGSLVEYLKTFDVTTAVMQTREGLTRVAREFVQDLAADGVVHGEIRWAPEQHLARGLSLDDAVEAVQEGIEEGIDEVARGGAEISIGQLVTAMRHADRALEIAELAVRHRDRGAIGFDIAGAEAGFPAGRHRTAFDYLAGQFFPVTVHAGEADGLESIRGALVDGRALRLGHGVRLAEDITIERQDDENTYVSLGRIAQWVRDREIALETSPSSNLQTGAIAAWGEELVDHPFDLLYQLGFKVTVNTDNRLMSATTLTRELSLLADAFGYELGDLEAFQLNAAAAAFLPLDEREALAERIVTGFAG from the coding sequence GTGAACACGACATCGCCGGAGTACCGCCTCGAAGGCGGCGGCGTCGACATCCGGACGCTCCCGAAGGTCTCGCTGCACGACCACCTGGACGGCGGTCTCCGCCCCCAGACCATCATCGAGCTCGCCGACGACATCGAGCTCGACCTGCCGACCACCGACGCCGGCGAGCTCGGCGAGTGGTTCGCCGCGCAGGCGAACTCGGGCTCGCTGGTCGAGTACCTGAAGACGTTCGACGTCACGACCGCGGTCATGCAGACGCGCGAGGGGCTCACCAGGGTCGCGCGCGAGTTCGTGCAGGACCTCGCCGCCGACGGCGTCGTGCACGGCGAGATCCGCTGGGCGCCCGAGCAGCACCTCGCTCGGGGCCTCAGCCTCGACGACGCGGTCGAGGCCGTCCAGGAGGGCATCGAGGAGGGCATCGACGAGGTCGCGCGCGGCGGCGCCGAGATCAGCATCGGCCAGCTCGTCACGGCCATGCGCCACGCCGACCGCGCCCTCGAGATCGCGGAGCTCGCCGTGCGGCACCGCGACCGCGGCGCCATCGGCTTCGACATCGCCGGCGCCGAGGCCGGATTCCCCGCGGGCCGCCACCGCACCGCCTTCGACTACCTCGCGGGCCAGTTCTTCCCGGTCACGGTGCACGCGGGCGAGGCCGACGGCCTCGAGTCGATCCGCGGCGCGCTCGTCGACGGGCGCGCGCTCCGGCTGGGCCACGGCGTGCGACTCGCCGAGGACATCACGATCGAGCGCCAGGACGACGAGAACACCTACGTCTCGCTCGGCCGGATCGCGCAGTGGGTGCGCGACCGGGAGATCGCCCTGGAGACCAGCCCGTCGTCGAACCTCCAGACCGGTGCGATCGCGGCGTGGGGCGAGGAACTCGTCGACCACCCGTTCGACCTGCTCTACCAGCTCGGGTTCAAGGTCACGGTGAACACCGACAACCGGCTCATGAGCGCGACCACGCTGACCCGCGAGCTCTCGCTGCTCGCCGACGCGTTCGGCTACGAGCTCGGCGACCTCGAGGCGTTCCAGCTCAACGCGGCCGCCGCCGCGTTCCTGCCGCTCGACGAGCGCGAGGCGCTCGCCGAGCGCATCGTCACCGGCTTCGCGGGCTGA
- a CDS encoding thymidine phosphorylase, with amino-acid sequence MASVEAFDAVDLIRTKRDGGELSGDQVAWLVDAYTRGYVADEQMSAMTMAIFLNGMSRTEIRDLTMAMIASGERMDFSGLGKPTTDKHSTGGVGDKITLPLMPLVATFGVAVPQLSGRGLGHTGGTLDKLESIPGWRATLSNDEIMAQLRDEGGVICAAGSGLAPADRKLYALRDITGTVEAIPLIASSIMSKKIAEGTGALVLDVKYGSGAFMRETERARELAQTMVELGADAGVATSALLTNMHVPLGRTIGNANEVRESVEVLAGGGPADVRELTVALAREMLALAGRDDADVEAALDDGRAMDTWRRVIRAQGGDPDAALPEAREQHVVTADRDGVLVEQQALPFGIAAWRLGAGRARKEDPVQHAAGIELHAKPGDAVRAGQPLFTLSADEPARFARALDAVEGAWRIGDPGEPVDDGGPLVLERITA; translated from the coding sequence GTGGCATCCGTCGAGGCGTTCGACGCCGTCGATCTCATCCGCACCAAGCGCGACGGCGGCGAGCTGTCGGGCGACCAGGTCGCCTGGCTCGTCGACGCGTACACGCGCGGCTACGTCGCCGACGAGCAGATGTCGGCCATGACCATGGCGATCTTCCTCAACGGCATGTCGCGCACCGAGATCCGCGACCTCACGATGGCGATGATCGCCTCGGGGGAGCGCATGGACTTCTCCGGGCTCGGCAAGCCCACCACCGACAAGCACTCCACCGGCGGCGTCGGGGACAAGATCACGCTGCCGCTCATGCCGCTCGTCGCGACCTTCGGGGTGGCGGTGCCGCAGCTCTCCGGCCGCGGGCTCGGCCACACGGGCGGCACGCTCGACAAGCTCGAGTCGATCCCCGGCTGGCGGGCGACGCTGTCGAACGACGAGATCATGGCGCAGCTGCGCGACGAGGGCGGCGTCATCTGCGCGGCCGGCTCCGGACTCGCGCCGGCGGACCGCAAGCTCTACGCACTGCGCGACATCACGGGCACGGTCGAGGCGATCCCGCTGATCGCGTCGTCGATCATGTCGAAGAAGATCGCCGAGGGCACGGGGGCGCTCGTGCTCGACGTGAAGTACGGCTCGGGCGCCTTCATGCGCGAGACCGAGCGTGCGCGGGAGCTCGCGCAGACCATGGTCGAGCTGGGGGCGGATGCGGGGGTCGCGACCTCCGCGCTGCTGACGAACATGCACGTGCCGCTCGGTCGCACCATCGGCAACGCCAACGAGGTGCGCGAGTCGGTCGAGGTGCTGGCCGGCGGCGGCCCCGCCGACGTGCGCGAGCTCACGGTCGCGCTCGCCCGCGAGATGCTCGCGCTGGCGGGCCGGGACGACGCCGACGTCGAGGCGGCGCTCGACGACGGCCGTGCGATGGACACCTGGCGACGGGTGATCCGCGCGCAGGGCGGCGACCCCGACGCCGCGCTCCCCGAGGCGCGCGAGCAGCACGTCGTCACGGCCGACCGCGACGGCGTGCTCGTCGAGCAGCAGGCGCTGCCGTTCGGCATCGCGGCGTGGCGCCTCGGCGCGGGCCGTGCCCGCAAGGAGGACCCCGTGCAGCACGCCGCCGGCATCGAGCTGCACGCGAAGCCCGGCGACGCCGTGCGCGCGGGTCAGCCGCTGTTCACGCTGTCCGCCGACGAGCCGGCGCGGTTCGCCCGTGCGCTCGACGCGGTCGAGGGCGCGTGGCGCATCGGGGACCCCGGCGAGCCCGTGGACGACGGCGGCCCGCTCGTGCTCGAGCGCATCACGGCCTGA
- a CDS encoding cytidine deaminase, with translation MTLPDASAVDWAALRQAASAAMAKAYVPYSRFPVGAAAIAEDGRVVSGCNIENASYGVTLCAECSLVSELVMTGGGRLTAFACVDGNGDVLMPCGRCRQLLYEHSVEGMLLDTVSGIRTIDEVLPDAFGPRQLDEYRSGGEA, from the coding sequence ATGACGCTCCCCGATGCCTCTGCCGTCGACTGGGCGGCGCTCCGGCAGGCCGCATCCGCCGCCATGGCGAAGGCCTACGTGCCGTACTCGCGGTTCCCGGTGGGCGCGGCCGCGATCGCCGAGGACGGCCGCGTCGTGAGCGGATGCAACATCGAGAACGCCTCCTACGGCGTGACGCTCTGCGCCGAGTGCTCGCTCGTCTCGGAGCTCGTCATGACCGGCGGCGGCCGCCTCACCGCGTTCGCCTGCGTCGACGGCAACGGCGACGTGCTCATGCCGTGCGGCCGATGCCGGCAGCTGCTCTACGAGCACTCGGTCGAGGGGATGCTCCTCGACACCGTCTCCGGCATCCGCACGATCGACGAGGTGCTGCCCGACGCGTTCGGCCCCAGGCAGCTCGACGAGTACCGCTCGGGCGGCGAGGCGTAG
- a CDS encoding ABC transporter permease, translating to MTATAPAPAAATPDEQHRVTVVSWKVPITFGIFTVLLAILYALTPHEGDTTFRLAVGSDFFSLPDLVVPSSATAWVTIVIMALATGASAWMSRQRRKTPLWLVIVYTVAVLVGFLAWAAAGGTVPMVGLLAGSLGLAVPIIFGALGGVIGERVGVVNIAIEGQLLAGAFSAAVVGSITGVPIAGLIAAMVAGMLVALVLSVFAITYYVNQVIVGVVLNVLVIGVTSFMFSQVLVPNSALLNSPTRFQTLPIPILGEIPLIGPILFRQTLVVYIMYIAVFLVWWGMFRTKWGLRLRAVGEHPQAADTVGIKVAATRYWNMLLAGAIAGIGGSFFTLVSVPAFNREMTAGAGFIALAAVIFGKWDPIRATLAALLFGFASNLQGILGVIGSPVPSQFMLMLPYLVTIFAVAGLVGRSRPPAASGIPYEKQ from the coding sequence GTGACCGCCACCGCACCCGCACCCGCCGCGGCGACGCCCGACGAGCAGCACCGCGTCACCGTCGTCAGCTGGAAGGTGCCGATCACGTTCGGCATCTTCACGGTGCTGCTCGCGATCCTCTACGCGCTCACCCCGCACGAGGGCGACACCACGTTCCGCCTCGCCGTCGGCTCCGACTTCTTCTCACTGCCCGACCTCGTCGTGCCCTCATCGGCCACCGCGTGGGTCACCATCGTGATCATGGCGCTCGCGACCGGTGCCAGCGCGTGGATGTCCCGGCAGCGACGGAAGACCCCGCTCTGGCTCGTCATCGTCTACACGGTCGCGGTGCTCGTCGGATTCCTCGCCTGGGCCGCCGCGGGCGGCACGGTCCCGATGGTCGGCCTGCTCGCCGGATCCCTCGGGCTCGCCGTCCCGATCATCTTCGGCGCACTCGGCGGCGTGATCGGCGAGCGCGTCGGCGTCGTCAACATCGCCATCGAGGGCCAGCTGCTCGCGGGCGCGTTCTCCGCCGCCGTCGTGGGCTCGATCACGGGCGTGCCGATCGCGGGGCTCATCGCCGCCATGGTCGCGGGCATGCTCGTCGCGCTCGTGCTGAGCGTCTTCGCCATCACGTACTACGTCAACCAGGTCATCGTCGGCGTGGTGCTCAACGTGCTGGTCATCGGCGTGACGAGCTTCATGTTCTCGCAGGTGCTGGTGCCGAACTCCGCGCTGCTCAACTCGCCGACCCGGTTCCAGACGCTGCCGATCCCGATCCTCGGCGAGATCCCGCTGATCGGTCCGATCCTCTTCCGCCAGACGCTGGTCGTGTACATCATGTACATCGCCGTGTTCCTGGTCTGGTGGGGCATGTTCCGCACCAAGTGGGGCCTGCGCCTCCGCGCGGTCGGCGAGCACCCGCAGGCGGCCGACACGGTGGGCATCAAGGTCGCAGCGACCCGGTACTGGAACATGCTGCTCGCGGGCGCGATCGCCGGCATCGGCGGCAGCTTCTTCACCCTGGTCTCGGTGCCCGCGTTCAACCGCGAGATGACGGCGGGTGCGGGCTTCATCGCCCTCGCCGCGGTCATCTTCGGAAAGTGGGACCCGATCCGGGCGACCCTCGCGGCGCTGCTGTTCGGGTTCGCGTCGAACCTGCAGGGCATCCTCGGCGTGATCGGCTCGCCCGTGCCCAGCCAGTTCATGCTGATGCTGCCGTACCTCGTCACGATCTTCGCGGTCGCCGGCCTGGTCGGCCGCTCGCGCCCGCCCGCCGCCTCCGGCATCCCGTACGAGAAACAGTGA